A DNA window from Acinetobacter sp. 10FS3-1 contains the following coding sequences:
- the ftsH gene encoding ATP-dependent zinc metalloprotease FtsH codes for MSDLFKNAVLWLVILGVLVLIFSNVSDRNQPTTMNYSEFVAAVNAGQIKQVTIDGERIRGEKSNGSEFESIRPAVQDPELMPSLIKNNVVVEGEAPQRQGLLMQLLIASFPVLLIILLFMFFMRNMGGGAGGKNGPMSFGKSKAKMLSEDQIKVTFSDVAGCDEAKQEVVEIVDFLKDPAKFKRLGATIPKGVLMVGPPGTGKTLLAKAIAGEAKVPFFSISGSDFVEMFVGVGASRVRDMFEQAKRHAPCIIFIDEIDAVGRHRGSGTGGGHDEREQTLNQMLVEMDGFEGNEGIIVIAATNRADVLDKALLRPGRFDRQVMVGLPDIKGREQILNVHLKKLPSTTGVDVKVLARGTPGFSGAQLANLVNEAALFAARRNKNTVDMHDFEDAKDKLYMGPERKSMVLREEERRATAYHEAGHAIVAEMLPGTDPVHKVTIMPRGWALGVTWQLPEHDQTSHYKDKMLNELSILFGGRIAEEVFINQMSTGASNDFERATKMARAMVTKYGMSDKLGVMVYEDDSQQSFMGSIGSRTISEATQQQVDTEVRRIIDEQYKVARDILENNKDIAHAMVKALLEWETIDREQIRDIMEGREPQPPKVYVAENPVIDVTPNDGPMTPPPLPAN; via the coding sequence TTGAGCGATCTTTTTAAGAATGCCGTATTGTGGCTCGTGATACTGGGTGTGCTGGTGCTCATCTTCAGCAACGTCAGTGACCGCAATCAACCGACTACAATGAACTATTCAGAGTTCGTTGCCGCGGTCAATGCTGGCCAAATTAAACAAGTTACAATTGACGGCGAAAGGATTCGTGGCGAAAAATCAAACGGTTCAGAGTTTGAAAGTATTCGTCCGGCAGTTCAGGATCCTGAACTGATGCCAAGCCTGATTAAGAATAATGTGGTGGTTGAAGGTGAAGCACCTCAGCGCCAAGGTCTGCTCATGCAATTGCTAATTGCAAGTTTCCCTGTGCTTTTGATCATTCTGTTATTCATGTTCTTTATGCGCAACATGGGTGGTGGCGCAGGTGGCAAGAATGGCCCGATGAGCTTTGGTAAATCTAAAGCGAAAATGCTTTCTGAAGACCAGATCAAAGTGACCTTTTCTGATGTGGCTGGTTGTGATGAAGCCAAGCAAGAAGTAGTTGAAATTGTTGATTTTCTTAAAGATCCTGCAAAGTTCAAACGTCTTGGTGCGACCATTCCCAAAGGCGTATTGATGGTCGGTCCTCCGGGTACAGGTAAAACCCTGCTGGCCAAAGCAATTGCTGGTGAAGCCAAAGTTCCATTCTTTAGTATTTCAGGTTCTGACTTCGTTGAAATGTTTGTCGGTGTGGGTGCATCTCGTGTGCGTGACATGTTCGAACAGGCAAAACGTCATGCGCCATGTATTATTTTCATTGATGAGATTGATGCAGTCGGTCGTCACCGTGGTTCAGGTACGGGTGGCGGTCACGATGAACGTGAACAGACCCTGAACCAGATGCTGGTTGAGATGGATGGTTTCGAAGGTAATGAAGGCATTATCGTGATTGCTGCAACGAACCGTGCAGACGTGCTGGATAAAGCTTTACTGCGTCCGGGCCGTTTTGACCGTCAAGTGATGGTTGGCCTGCCAGACATTAAAGGTCGTGAACAAATTTTAAATGTTCACCTGAAAAAACTGCCTTCTACCACAGGGGTCGATGTCAAAGTGCTGGCGCGTGGTACACCGGGCTTCTCTGGTGCACAGCTGGCCAACCTGGTAAACGAAGCAGCATTATTTGCCGCACGCCGTAACAAAAACACGGTCGACATGCATGACTTTGAAGATGCCAAAGACAAGTTGTATATGGGGCCTGAGCGTAAATCGATGGTACTTCGTGAGGAAGAGCGTCGTGCAACGGCTTATCATGAAGCTGGTCATGCGATTGTGGCTGAAATGCTTCCAGGTACAGACCCGGTGCATAAGGTAACGATCATGCCGCGTGGCTGGGCGTTAGGTGTGACCTGGCAGTTGCCTGAACACGACCAGACCAGTCATTATAAAGACAAGATGCTGAATGAGCTTTCAATCCTGTTTGGTGGCCGTATTGCAGAAGAAGTCTTTATTAACCAGATGTCAACAGGTGCATCGAATGACTTTGAACGTGCAACTAAAATGGCACGTGCAATGGTGACCAAATACGGGATGTCTGACAAATTGGGCGTCATGGTCTATGAAGATGATTCACAGCAATCTTTCATGGGCAGTATTGGTAGTCGTACGATTTCTGAAGCTACCCAGCAACAGGTGGATACTGAAGTTCGCCGCATCATTGATGAGCAATACAAGGTTGCACGAGATATCCTTGAAAATAACAAAGATATC